CCCAATCTACTGCAGTTAGTGTTACAAAATAAATTCCTTCCTTGTCATCTATTTTATATTTGTCGGACATTAGGCAAACTTACAAAAGCGTTACAAACGTGGCATGACTTCGCACGCGTCACAGACGCGCGCGAGCGGGGGGAAGTATAAACATTGCTATAGCAATTACTTCGCATCAAGCACTCACAACCCGTACTCGCTCACTAAGTAAACCATCATGGTCATTACAATGGCGCCCAGTTCCAGTTCACGCTCGTTTACCTGCTCAAAGGTATCGCGCGCAGTGTGATGGATTATAAAGTAGCGCTGGTTATCGGGCGAGAGTTCCATCAGCGGCACGTTTTGTTTTTCCAGCGGGCTGATATCGGCTCCTCCGCCTTTATGCGTGAAATCGTAGGCGCCATAGGGAAGAAAATAATCTTTCCATGCAAGAATTTTTTTCTTCTTCTCTTCGGGCATCGTTAGGGTGAAGCCGCGCGGAGTAAATCCGCCTGCATCGCTTTCCATGGCGAGAATATGTTTTTCGTTTTTCTTCTTTGCCTGCTCTGCATATTCTGTTGCCCCCCGCAATCCGTTTTCTTCATTCATGAACATGACTGCGCGGATAGTGCGCTTGGGCTTCACTCCAATTTTTTTCAGCGCGCGCAGCACTTCTATGCTCTGCATGGTTCCGGTGCCGTCATCGCTTGCGCCTTCCGCCAAATCCCATGAATCTAAATGCCCGCCCACGGCAATGATTTCTTCGGGATGTTCGCTGCCTTTTATTTCTCCAATCACGTTATAGGATTTCAGTTCTTCCAGCGACTGGCAATTCATCTTCAGAAAGAAATGCAACTGCGGGTCTTCTTTGAGCATTGCCGAAAGAAAGTCCGCATCTTTTGTGCTGATGGCGCATGCCGGAATTTTAGGAAGTGAATCTTTGTATTCCATAGCGCCCGTATGCGGATAATCATCCGTGTAATTCGTCATGGAGCGCACAATGCTCGCCACCGCTCCGTAGCGTGCGGCTTCCGATGCGCCCGCGTGGCGGTACTTCACCGCTTCGCCATACATCTGAAAAGGAATAATCATTTTCACATCGAAGGGATGGTTGAAGAAAACAATTTTCCCTTTCACTCCCTGCGTGCCGAGTTTTTTCAGTTCGTCAAAGTTTTTTAC
Above is a window of Bacteroidota bacterium DNA encoding:
- a CDS encoding M20/M25/M40 family metallo-hydrolase is translated as MCMNKSFFFSVLISIFSFQLSPLWGAGGQPDSVIIKKISDEIFTSGQVYKNEEYLCKQIGARLTGSEGAEKAVKWTEELMKSYGFDTVYLQEVTVPHWVRGEKEMGIIKPSESHKTGIKPTSEHVGGGGAVNIVALGGSVCTSKNGISAEVVEVKNFDELKKLGTQGVKGKIVFFNHPFDVKMIIPFQMYGEAVKYRHAGASEAARYGAVASIVRSMTNYTDDYPHTGAMEYKDSLPKIPACAISTKDADFLSAMLKEDPQLHFFLKMNCQSLEELKSYNVIGEIKGSEHPEEIIAVGGHLDSWDLAEGASDDGTGTMQSIEVLRALKKIGVKPKRTIRAVMFMNEENGLRGATEYAEQAKKKNEKHILAMESDAGGFTPRGFTLTMPEEKKKKILAWKDYFLPYGAYDFTHKGGGADISPLEKQNVPLMELSPDNQRYFIIHHTARDTFEQVNERELELGAIVMTMMVYLVSEYGL